In one window of Rhodoglobus vestalii DNA:
- a CDS encoding ABC transporter permease, with translation MQTKSALMVCSVGMTFVVLMGGFDLSVGGFLALGAVLLARMVEIGIPAFVAVVLVLAIGLAASLVTNASFIALLGLNFFVVTIATDALFSGLALVASDGRTIPMYDNEFVVWLGTGEVLGLPITVAVAVLVAALALLLLRHTGFGRMIYAVGGNPEASRLAGINVKAVRATAFLLCSGCALLAGVIMSARLQSAGPTMGSGIALAAAAAVLLGGTSFKGGEGGVFGTILGVLLLLLGVLSNGLTLIGVSGFWQGVATGVVLLGAITADWLRTRVGFRSLLRKGRKT, from the coding sequence TTGCAAACCAAGTCCGCGTTAATGGTGTGCAGCGTCGGGATGACATTCGTTGTTCTGATGGGAGGGTTTGACCTTTCGGTAGGAGGCTTCCTCGCGCTTGGAGCTGTCCTTTTGGCAAGAATGGTGGAGATCGGCATCCCGGCATTCGTCGCCGTTGTGCTGGTTCTCGCAATCGGTCTGGCTGCATCTTTAGTCACGAATGCTAGCTTTATAGCCCTTCTTGGGCTGAATTTCTTCGTAGTCACTATTGCTACAGACGCCCTCTTCAGCGGACTCGCACTCGTGGCTTCGGACGGTCGTACGATTCCTATGTACGACAACGAATTCGTCGTTTGGTTGGGAACGGGAGAGGTCCTCGGCCTGCCGATAACGGTGGCAGTGGCAGTCCTCGTCGCTGCTCTCGCCTTGTTGCTCCTGCGGCACACCGGATTTGGGCGGATGATTTACGCAGTAGGCGGTAATCCAGAGGCTTCTCGTCTCGCAGGCATAAACGTGAAAGCCGTTAGGGCGACAGCGTTCTTGTTGTGCTCTGGCTGCGCTCTGTTGGCTGGAGTCATTATGTCTGCGCGGCTGCAGTCAGCTGGCCCCACCATGGGTTCTGGGATCGCGTTGGCCGCGGCTGCGGCTGTCTTGCTGGGAGGTACATCGTTCAAAGGAGGCGAAGGTGGTGTTTTTGGCACGATTCTAGGCGTGCTGCTGCTGCTGCTGGGGGTTCTTTCCAACGGACTCACGCTGATCGGTGTATCTGGTTTCTGGCAGGGAGTCGCGACTGGAGTCGTACTGTTGGGAGCGATAACGGCTGACTGGTTGAGAACACGCGTTGGTTTCAGATCACTGTTGAGAAAAGGGCGTAAAACATGA
- a CDS encoding DUF1989 domain-containing protein → MTLEKVRIPAATAYAGEVRKGSRCRITDISGTQVADAMFFRLDNPLQKFSQNITRIMNWTSEIKVGSTLYSDLQRPLAVVPLDTVGRHDTFFCSCSRYVYEEIYKVGPRLGCRENIHEALQGWTKRSERAAHIPEELLSDPLNCFQNSGFKTDGTPYLNEAWSAKGDHSEFEALEDLVVAVSACPDDISDCNGQVCSDIELDFYVEEM, encoded by the coding sequence ATGACACTGGAGAAAGTGAGGATACCGGCGGCGACCGCCTATGCCGGCGAAGTCCGAAAAGGGAGCCGTTGCCGGATTACTGATATTTCAGGCACGCAAGTTGCCGATGCCATGTTTTTTCGCCTCGATAATCCCCTCCAGAAATTCTCTCAAAACATCACTCGGATCATGAACTGGACCTCTGAGATCAAGGTGGGATCGACACTCTACTCGGACCTACAGCGCCCTCTAGCTGTCGTGCCTCTCGATACCGTCGGGCGTCACGACACATTCTTTTGTTCTTGCTCCCGATACGTCTACGAAGAAATCTATAAAGTGGGTCCCCGCCTTGGCTGCCGTGAAAACATTCATGAAGCATTACAAGGGTGGACCAAGCGATCTGAGCGCGCAGCGCACATACCGGAGGAGCTTCTCAGCGACCCGCTAAATTGCTTCCAGAATTCGGGTTTCAAAACCGATGGAACCCCATACCTAAATGAAGCATGGTCGGCTAAGGGTGACCATAGTGAGTTCGAGGCATTGGAAGATCTCGTTGTCGCAGTATCAGCATGTCCTGACGATATATCAGATTGCAATGGCCAAGTTTGTTCAGACATAGAGCTGGATTTCTACGTAGAAGAAATGTAG
- a CDS encoding SDR family oxidoreductase, which translates to MDLDVRERTAVVTGGSSGIGLACVTRLLAEGANVVTCARDRERLDAAIAPLDAQYPAQLSWQTADVRTGQEVDDLINAGVKKFGAIDMIVNNAGQSLSSNFDSTTDADWMSEFQLKFFGVINVLRAARPWLTQSEVASVVNINAVLARQPNANLIATSATRAGLLNLSKSLSVDFSDDNIRVNSVCVGVIDTGQMRRRYRAAESELSFDQWYEQLSLNLGTNIPRLGRPEEVAAAVAFLLSPLSGYTTGAVLDVAGGIGRYV; encoded by the coding sequence ATGGATCTTGACGTCAGAGAACGAACCGCGGTCGTCACGGGCGGCAGTTCGGGCATCGGTTTAGCGTGCGTGACACGACTGCTTGCAGAAGGGGCCAACGTTGTTACGTGCGCTCGTGATCGCGAGCGTCTCGATGCAGCTATCGCACCGCTCGATGCCCAGTATCCGGCACAACTCTCTTGGCAAACCGCGGATGTGCGAACAGGCCAAGAGGTCGATGATCTTATTAACGCCGGCGTGAAGAAGTTCGGCGCGATCGACATGATTGTGAACAATGCGGGTCAATCTTTGTCGTCTAATTTTGACTCCACGACTGATGCCGACTGGATGAGTGAGTTTCAGCTCAAGTTCTTTGGTGTCATCAACGTTCTTCGTGCTGCCCGCCCCTGGCTCACGCAGTCCGAGGTAGCGTCGGTGGTCAACATTAACGCGGTGCTGGCACGGCAACCCAATGCCAACCTGATCGCGACAAGTGCTACTCGAGCTGGACTGCTTAATCTCTCAAAGTCACTTTCTGTTGACTTTAGTGATGACAACATCCGTGTCAACTCTGTGTGTGTTGGGGTCATCGACACTGGGCAGATGCGGCGACGATATCGTGCCGCCGAGTCAGAGCTGAGTTTCGACCAATGGTACGAGCAGCTCTCACTCAACCTCGGCACGAATATTCCTCGACTGGGCCGCCCAGAAGAGGTTGCCGCTGCTGTCGCTTTTCTACTGTCTCCGCTGTCGGGGTATACCACTGGAGCAGTGCTCGATGTCGCGGGAGGCATCGGCCGCTATGTGTAG
- a CDS encoding carbon-nitrogen hydrolase family protein: protein MATSKKVLGGNESIRIAIAQISPVFMDKERSLARAEKAIADAAADNADLVVFSEAWLSGYPYWTEGWDSGLQDWVAGRVAFRDSAVVIGTEDTERLSAAAAQHRIHLVMGCNELDADPASNTIYNTQLFFDGDGKLLGRHRKLMPTFGERQFWGQGQLTDLRVYDTDIGRIGGLICGEHLMPLVRAAMIELGEEIHVAAFPGSFVLHTGPRLEEPDLTGDAWRISSTRNHAFEAGAFVASASSIIDPADVPDGFPYKGKMNIDYATGGSSIISPLGVPLVEPTMGSQILVSDCEAWMIKAVKAIVDTAGHYSRPDLLALAVKGQSGWDVLNRDGQIPSGWGTSLLRSAEAHDVDPLLLPEAAQASISADS from the coding sequence ATGGCAACGAGTAAAAAAGTATTGGGCGGCAACGAGTCGATTCGCATTGCGATCGCACAGATCAGTCCCGTGTTCATGGACAAGGAGCGATCTCTGGCACGAGCTGAGAAAGCCATCGCAGATGCGGCCGCAGACAATGCCGACCTCGTTGTTTTCAGTGAGGCCTGGCTCAGCGGATATCCCTACTGGACTGAGGGCTGGGATAGCGGTCTGCAAGACTGGGTAGCGGGTCGGGTTGCTTTTCGAGACAGCGCGGTTGTCATTGGAACTGAGGATACTGAACGTCTCTCAGCCGCCGCCGCACAGCATCGTATTCACTTAGTTATGGGGTGCAATGAACTCGATGCTGACCCGGCGTCGAATACGATCTACAACACGCAATTGTTCTTTGACGGCGACGGCAAACTGCTCGGTAGACACCGTAAGCTCATGCCCACATTCGGGGAACGGCAGTTCTGGGGACAAGGCCAGCTGACCGATCTTCGTGTCTATGACACAGATATCGGTCGCATCGGAGGCCTCATTTGCGGTGAGCACTTGATGCCGTTGGTGCGTGCGGCGATGATCGAACTGGGTGAAGAAATCCATGTAGCGGCATTCCCCGGCAGCTTCGTTCTCCACACCGGGCCCCGCTTGGAAGAGCCCGATTTGACGGGCGACGCCTGGCGAATCTCGAGCACCCGAAATCACGCATTCGAGGCCGGAGCGTTCGTTGCCTCAGCCTCCAGCATCATCGACCCCGCTGACGTGCCTGACGGTTTTCCTTACAAGGGAAAGATGAATATCGACTACGCCACCGGCGGAAGTAGCATCATTAGCCCCCTTGGCGTACCCCTTGTAGAACCCACTATGGGATCCCAAATCTTGGTCAGTGACTGTGAAGCGTGGATGATCAAGGCGGTAAAAGCAATCGTCGACACCGCGGGTCATTACTCTCGCCCTGACCTGCTCGCTTTAGCTGTCAAGGGTCAGAGCGGATGGGACGTGCTCAACCGCGACGGACAAATCCCCTCAGGGTGGGGAACCAGTCTGTTGCGATCCGCTGAAGCACACGACGTTGATCCGTTATTGCTCCCCGAGGCTGCGCAAGCGAGCATCTCCGCGGATAGCTAG
- a CDS encoding helix-turn-helix transcriptional regulator: MNVNADEKMASFGLSLSQTVASVATRLNSRHHGVVVCAQDGQLLFVNDQVAAMVEAKGSYLPPSHWTSHYGLGSPQGNYRDIREAPVLAALEQGSIESVVMRTRSGSETQLLRVWAQAITGDHGDVLGSIAVLYPHNQSSRIHAPAMGARVAVQNSHDSTLTSAILHAAEDYAEIVLDRFMSASPVQQVHALIRHRFSEPWTLKTIADTVSFDPGYLTTLYGSQTGTTVMADLTRVRMDHAHNLIENTTLTVSEVAFRVGLVDLSHFSRTFRHAFGYSPRVLRSHKER, encoded by the coding sequence ATGAACGTCAACGCTGACGAAAAGATGGCTTCCTTTGGCCTGTCACTGTCACAGACCGTAGCTTCTGTTGCCACCCGTCTGAACAGCCGTCACCACGGAGTAGTGGTGTGCGCACAAGATGGTCAACTTCTTTTCGTCAACGACCAAGTCGCCGCGATGGTCGAGGCAAAGGGATCCTATCTGCCACCGTCTCACTGGACATCGCACTACGGGCTAGGTTCGCCACAAGGGAATTACCGCGACATCCGCGAAGCTCCCGTACTCGCAGCGCTAGAACAAGGCAGCATCGAATCAGTCGTCATGCGAACAAGAAGCGGGTCAGAGACGCAACTGCTTCGGGTCTGGGCGCAGGCCATAACTGGCGATCATGGAGACGTGCTCGGTTCCATCGCAGTGTTGTACCCGCACAATCAATCATCACGGATCCATGCACCAGCGATGGGGGCTCGAGTTGCTGTTCAGAACAGTCACGACAGCACCCTAACCTCTGCCATCTTGCATGCCGCTGAGGACTACGCAGAAATCGTCCTCGATCGCTTTATGAGCGCATCCCCTGTTCAGCAAGTCCACGCGCTCATCCGTCACCGCTTCTCTGAACCGTGGACACTGAAAACAATCGCCGACACGGTCTCATTCGACCCCGGGTATTTGACCACCCTTTATGGCTCGCAGACGGGCACCACAGTTATGGCCGATCTCACGCGAGTGCGCATGGATCACGCGCACAACTTGATCGAGAACACGACGTTGACCGTTTCTGAGGTAGCTTTCCGTGTCGGATTAGTGGATCTGTCCCACTTTTCGCGAACATTCCGCCACGCGTTCGGCTATTCACCCAGAGTTCTTCGTTCTCACAAGGAGAGGTGA
- a CDS encoding AI-2E family transporter, with the protein MRKSKRSPVSGPPSGTERISLRTMWTDRLGAWSTRALQVLLLLTLVSVTVFGLTQLKLVVIPVLIALILAAAASPLVMWMRRHGVGRMLSAWITLLGGILVLGGLITAIVFAVRDQWSELAASAVKGFEQLKGFALDGPLPIDQNALDEAWQAATDFVTSASFGLGAVQGVSSAAQVVTGVLLGVVILFFFLKDGDAIWEFFLRPMDGARRERGHRIGKTAVHTLGGYVRGTAIIASVDAIGIGAGLLFLQVPLALPLAVIVFLGAFIPLVGATVAGILASVVALVTNGWVVALIVLGIVVLVNQLEGNLLQPVVMAQSLSIHPLVILVALTTGTVLGGIVGAVLSVPIAAVGWSIIKTWNKDDALVGTPDEMKKGRASRSEV; encoded by the coding sequence ATGAGAAAGTCGAAGCGTTCGCCCGTTTCTGGTCCGCCCTCTGGGACTGAGCGCATCAGCCTGCGCACGATGTGGACTGACCGCCTGGGGGCCTGGTCTACTCGGGCCCTGCAAGTGCTGCTGCTGCTCACTCTGGTGTCGGTGACCGTGTTTGGGCTGACTCAACTCAAACTGGTCGTCATCCCGGTTCTCATCGCCCTCATCCTCGCGGCGGCCGCAAGTCCGCTGGTGATGTGGATGCGTCGACACGGGGTGGGCCGGATGCTCTCAGCCTGGATCACGCTGCTTGGCGGCATCCTCGTGCTTGGCGGTCTCATTACGGCCATCGTGTTTGCGGTGCGCGATCAGTGGTCTGAGTTGGCCGCTTCGGCGGTGAAAGGTTTTGAGCAGCTGAAGGGTTTTGCGCTTGACGGGCCGCTGCCCATTGATCAAAATGCGCTCGATGAGGCCTGGCAAGCGGCGACCGACTTTGTTACCAGTGCCTCGTTTGGTCTCGGTGCGGTTCAGGGGGTTTCTTCGGCAGCCCAGGTAGTGACCGGTGTTCTGCTTGGTGTGGTGATTCTGTTCTTCTTCTTGAAAGATGGCGATGCCATTTGGGAGTTCTTCTTGCGGCCGATGGATGGAGCGCGTCGTGAGCGCGGCCATCGTATCGGCAAGACTGCCGTGCACACTCTGGGTGGGTACGTGCGGGGAACCGCGATCATTGCGTCGGTCGATGCGATCGGAATTGGGGCGGGGCTACTGTTTTTGCAGGTGCCGCTGGCCCTCCCGCTGGCTGTGATCGTTTTCCTTGGGGCGTTTATCCCCCTTGTCGGGGCTACTGTTGCTGGCATTCTGGCGTCCGTCGTTGCCCTGGTCACCAATGGGTGGGTTGTTGCCCTCATCGTTTTGGGCATTGTTGTGCTCGTCAACCAGTTGGAGGGCAACCTGCTTCAGCCAGTGGTGATGGCGCAATCGCTCAGCATCCATCCGCTGGTGATTTTGGTGGCGTTGACCACGGGTACGGTGCTCGGTGGAATCGTGGGCGCAGTTCTGTCGGTGCCCATTGCGGCGGTCGGCTGGTCGATCATTAAAACGTGGAATAAGGATGATGCACTCGTGGGCACGCCCGATGAGATGAAGAAGGGCCGAGCCTCGCGTTCCGAAGTCTGA
- a CDS encoding zinc transporter permease, with protein sequence MAEEQHAEHTIEDHRHAENCGHDTVQHGDHVDYVHDGHKHAEHDGHYDEH encoded by the coding sequence ATGGCCGAAGAACAGCACGCCGAGCACACCATCGAAGACCACCGTCACGCCGAGAACTGCGGACACGACACCGTGCAGCACGGCGACCACGTCGACTACGTGCACGACGGACACAAGCACGCCGAGCATGACGGACACTACGACGAGCACTAA
- a CDS encoding ArsR/SmtB family transcription factor, translating to MSDNELDGAARLFKALSSQSRLAIIRLLAGSPHTVGDLVATTGQSQPLVSQHLRVLREAGLVVVTRSGREGTYAIADQHVTHVVEDAIAHSLEDTTDHGSHTH from the coding sequence ATGAGCGATAACGAGTTAGACGGTGCGGCACGCCTCTTCAAGGCACTGTCGTCGCAGTCACGGCTCGCGATCATCCGTCTGCTCGCTGGATCGCCGCACACCGTCGGCGACCTGGTGGCGACGACTGGACAATCGCAGCCGCTCGTCTCCCAACACCTGCGGGTGCTTCGAGAAGCGGGACTCGTGGTCGTCACCCGGTCGGGGCGCGAAGGCACCTACGCCATTGCCGACCAGCACGTCACCCACGTCGTCGAGGACGCCATCGCGCACTCCCTCGAAGACACCACCGATCACGGCAGTCACACCCACTGA
- a CDS encoding GTP-binding protein has product MRSSSPTLFVSLVSGVDTAATSRVAAILSGHRPDHVATDELTFPTDNSGEFALDLAITLDALADSGQRGHTVVQLDPRADTMEVGLIVDTIFQRRTGEQPAVRLRDLVTVADVRDIRRWLFADGCNANGRDGDIDTEDFDSGATLARQIEFATVVVLTHGDAVPDAKLREAIAVIAKLNPHALVLPLERAVEVVSKPRKRIEPRHLGGAMGWLLELSGKEGWPTTRASISSVVFRDPRPFHPGRLSEVIATCLEPETVGTIVRSRGLIRLASRPDRVGSWSSAGRILNIEPTAMLSWDPESPTGQELVFFGKDLDADQLTAVLGVCLLSDEELIEGPMEWAKYADPFPEWVVNHEH; this is encoded by the coding sequence ATGCGTTCTTCCTCTCCCACCCTCTTCGTCTCACTCGTCAGCGGAGTCGACACTGCCGCCACATCGCGGGTAGCCGCAATCCTGTCGGGCCATCGACCCGACCACGTGGCAACCGACGAGCTCACCTTTCCCACGGATAACAGCGGCGAATTTGCACTCGACCTCGCCATCACACTCGACGCGCTCGCCGATTCGGGCCAACGCGGACACACCGTCGTTCAGCTCGACCCACGCGCCGACACAATGGAAGTGGGGCTCATAGTCGACACCATTTTCCAGCGGCGAACCGGCGAGCAACCCGCTGTGCGTCTGCGCGACCTGGTGACCGTCGCGGATGTCCGTGACATTCGCCGATGGCTTTTCGCAGACGGTTGTAACGCAAACGGACGAGACGGCGACATCGACACCGAGGACTTCGATTCCGGCGCAACCTTGGCACGGCAGATCGAGTTCGCAACGGTGGTCGTGCTGACGCACGGCGACGCGGTGCCGGACGCCAAACTGCGGGAAGCCATCGCTGTGATCGCGAAGCTCAACCCACACGCGCTCGTTCTTCCCCTCGAGCGAGCTGTCGAGGTGGTCTCGAAACCGCGCAAACGAATCGAGCCCCGACATCTCGGCGGGGCGATGGGGTGGCTGCTCGAATTGTCGGGCAAAGAGGGATGGCCCACCACTCGCGCCTCGATAAGTTCGGTGGTCTTTCGCGACCCGCGACCGTTTCACCCCGGTCGCCTCTCGGAGGTGATCGCCACCTGTCTGGAACCGGAAACGGTCGGCACGATCGTGCGGTCGCGCGGGCTTATCCGCTTGGCGTCGCGTCCCGATCGGGTCGGATCGTGGTCGAGCGCGGGTCGCATCCTGAACATCGAACCAACGGCGATGCTGAGTTGGGATCCGGAGTCACCCACCGGGCAAGAGCTCGTGTTCTTCGGCAAAGATTTGGATGCGGATCAACTGACCGCCGTGCTGGGCGTGTGCCTGCTCTCGGACGAGGAACTGATCGAAGGGCCGATGGAGTGGGCGAAGTATGCGGATCCGTTTCCCGAGTGGGTCGTCAACCACGAGCACTGA
- the ykgO gene encoding type B 50S ribosomal protein L36, giving the protein MKVRNSLKALKKIPGAQIVRRRGRTFVINKKNPRMKARQG; this is encoded by the coding sequence ATGAAAGTTCGGAATTCTCTCAAAGCGCTCAAAAAGATCCCCGGCGCGCAGATTGTCCGCAGGCGAGGGCGCACCTTCGTCATTAACAAGAAGAACCCGCGGATGAAGGCGCGTCAAGGGTGA
- a CDS encoding metal ABC transporter substrate-binding protein: protein MRSRSSSSFLITGIAASSLVLAGCATASTPTGDAGDNALIQIVASTDVYGDIASRVGGEFAEVTSIISGSAQDPHSYEATAQDQLTLSKADLVIENGGGYDPFIDSMLDASGDKNVVVVNASEASGLIEGGEGGPDDHADETEEEHAEEEGDAHADETEEEHAAHIEGFNEHVWYSFHGVEKIAAEIAHELGEIDEANAAAYEENYEAFAAEIAELEERAESMRSLVAGQGAAVTEPVPNYLLEEIGFENMTPSDFSEAVEEGTDVSPAVLQETLSLFDDGSVILLAYNEQTSGPITEQVRTAAQDAGVAVVSLTETLPDGEDYISWMSGNLDAIEDALA, encoded by the coding sequence ATGCGTTCTCGATCTTCTTCCTCGTTCCTCATCACCGGAATTGCCGCATCGTCACTTGTCCTCGCCGGATGCGCCACGGCATCCACCCCCACGGGCGACGCTGGTGACAATGCTCTGATTCAGATCGTCGCGTCGACCGATGTGTACGGTGATATCGCGTCTCGTGTGGGTGGTGAGTTCGCCGAGGTCACCTCGATCATCAGTGGCTCGGCTCAAGACCCGCACAGCTATGAGGCGACCGCGCAAGACCAGCTCACCCTGTCGAAGGCTGACCTCGTGATTGAGAACGGTGGGGGTTACGACCCGTTCATCGACTCGATGCTCGACGCATCGGGCGACAAGAATGTCGTCGTCGTCAATGCGTCCGAGGCGTCCGGGCTCATTGAGGGTGGCGAGGGCGGCCCCGATGACCACGCAGATGAAACTGAGGAAGAGCACGCCGAGGAGGAGGGTGATGCTCACGCAGATGAAACTGAGGAAGAGCACGCCGCCCACATCGAGGGATTCAACGAGCACGTCTGGTACAGCTTCCACGGGGTCGAGAAGATCGCCGCTGAGATTGCGCACGAGTTGGGCGAGATCGACGAAGCAAACGCCGCGGCGTACGAGGAAAACTACGAAGCCTTTGCCGCTGAGATTGCGGAACTTGAAGAACGCGCCGAGAGTATGCGGTCGCTGGTAGCGGGCCAGGGTGCTGCGGTCACCGAACCCGTACCGAACTACCTCCTCGAAGAGATCGGTTTCGAGAACATGACCCCGTCCGACTTTTCCGAAGCGGTTGAAGAGGGAACGGATGTCTCCCCCGCTGTTCTGCAGGAAACCCTGAGCCTGTTCGACGACGGCTCCGTCATTCTTCTCGCCTACAACGAGCAGACCAGCGGCCCGATCACCGAGCAGGTGCGCACCGCTGCACAAGACGCAGGTGTCGCGGTCGTGTCACTGACCGAGACCCTGCCGGATGGCGAGGACTACATCAGCTGGATGAGCGGCAACCTTGACGCGATTGAAGATGCGCTCGCGTAA
- a CDS encoding metal ABC transporter ATP-binding protein, which yields MIEQSVLSLRRATLSFGDRPLWSGLNLEVKAGEFLAVLGPNGTGKTSLLKAILGQQALTSGAVEILGRPVRRGNRDIGYIPQQKLLDQGTPLRARDLVAFGIDGHRWGLPISTPTLRRRVDAVLESVGATDYASAPVATLSGGEQQRIRVGQAIAGNPKLLLCDEPLLSLDLQHQRAVSELIDEKRRDLDTAVVFVTHDVNPILGMVDRVLYLAGGQFRVGTPDEVLRSEVLSSLYDTPVEVIRSRGRIIVIGAPDGHGAHGHDVHHVESGEH from the coding sequence ATGATCGAACAGTCGGTGCTGAGCTTGCGCCGTGCGACCCTTTCATTCGGTGACCGCCCACTCTGGAGCGGACTCAACCTCGAGGTGAAAGCCGGCGAGTTCCTCGCCGTCCTCGGGCCGAACGGCACCGGCAAGACGAGCCTACTCAAGGCGATTCTCGGACAGCAAGCGCTCACTTCTGGCGCGGTTGAGATCCTCGGAAGGCCGGTTCGACGCGGCAATCGCGATATTGGCTACATCCCACAGCAGAAGCTTCTCGACCAGGGAACGCCGCTGAGAGCACGCGACCTCGTCGCATTCGGTATCGACGGACACCGCTGGGGTCTGCCGATCTCGACCCCCACGCTTCGGCGCCGGGTTGACGCCGTGCTTGAATCTGTGGGAGCCACAGACTATGCGTCCGCGCCTGTTGCGACACTCTCCGGCGGCGAGCAACAGCGCATCCGGGTTGGCCAGGCGATCGCCGGCAACCCGAAACTGCTGCTCTGCGACGAACCGCTGCTCTCCCTCGACCTGCAACACCAGCGGGCAGTGAGCGAACTCATTGATGAGAAGCGCCGCGACCTCGATACCGCCGTCGTCTTCGTCACGCACGATGTCAACCCGATTCTGGGCATGGTCGACCGGGTGCTCTACCTCGCTGGCGGGCAGTTCCGGGTCGGCACGCCCGACGAGGTGCTGCGATCCGAAGTTCTCTCCTCTTTGTATGACACCCCGGTCGAGGTCATCCGCAGTCGAGGCCGCATCATTGTGATTGGCGCACCCGACGGACACGGCGCGCATGGGCACGACGTGCACCATGTCGAGAGTGGGGAGCACTGA
- a CDS encoding metal ABC transporter permease, translating into MDDFWGTLFSFENYGELLVLVQNSIYAGALLGVVGGLIGVFIMQRDMQFAVHGISELSFAGASAALLFGINVVLGSLIGSLIAALVIGVLGVRAKDRNSIVAVLMPFGLGLGILFLALYPGRSANKFGLLTGQIVSVDNEQLGLLVAISVIVVLGLAFLWRPLSFASVDADVARARGLPVTGISIAFMILLGLAAAVAIQIIGALLVLALLVTPAAAAMKVTASPWLTPLLSVLFATVSMVGGIMLSIAGALPISPFVTTISFLIYVVCRIIGWRRESTRVSGAHVRISA; encoded by the coding sequence ATGGACGACTTCTGGGGCACCCTATTCAGTTTCGAGAACTACGGGGAACTGCTGGTTCTTGTGCAGAACTCGATCTACGCCGGCGCTCTGCTGGGAGTCGTCGGCGGTTTGATTGGCGTTTTCATCATGCAGCGCGACATGCAGTTCGCGGTGCACGGCATCAGCGAGCTATCGTTCGCCGGGGCATCCGCCGCTCTCCTCTTCGGCATCAATGTGGTGCTTGGCTCCCTGATCGGCTCGCTCATCGCTGCCCTGGTCATCGGCGTGCTCGGTGTGCGGGCCAAGGATCGCAACTCGATCGTCGCGGTGCTCATGCCATTTGGGCTTGGGCTGGGCATCCTGTTCCTCGCCCTGTATCCAGGCCGCAGCGCCAACAAGTTTGGACTTCTGACCGGTCAGATCGTGTCGGTTGACAACGAGCAACTCGGTCTACTGGTCGCTATCTCTGTCATCGTCGTTCTCGGTCTCGCTTTCCTTTGGCGCCCCCTGAGCTTTGCGAGCGTCGATGCGGATGTCGCGCGAGCGCGAGGGCTTCCCGTCACCGGAATCTCGATTGCTTTCATGATCCTGCTCGGTCTCGCAGCGGCCGTGGCTATCCAGATCATCGGTGCTCTCCTGGTGCTTGCCTTGCTAGTTACCCCAGCGGCGGCGGCAATGAAAGTGACCGCATCTCCGTGGCTCACCCCCCTACTCAGCGTTCTGTTCGCAACGGTGTCGATGGTTGGCGGCATCATGTTGTCGATCGCCGGTGCGCTTCCAATCAGCCCTTTCGTGACGACAATCTCATTTCTCATTTACGTTGTCTGCCGAATCATCGGGTGGCGCAGAGAATCGACGCGGGTGTCAGGTGCACACGTTAGAATTTCGGCATGA
- a CDS encoding Fur family transcriptional regulator produces MKRNTWQREAVREALGSNAGFVSAQSLHSSLRGTGSPIGLATVYRALSELAVEGDADSLQSDQGEALYRACTPGQHHHHLICRNCGLTVELEADAVEAWAHQVAIKNGFTQPSHIVDVFGFCAECSRAVDSAG; encoded by the coding sequence ATGAAGCGCAACACTTGGCAACGCGAAGCGGTACGTGAAGCCCTAGGCAGCAATGCCGGATTTGTCAGTGCCCAGAGCCTTCATTCAAGTCTTCGCGGGACGGGCTCCCCGATCGGACTCGCCACGGTTTACCGTGCTCTCTCCGAACTCGCGGTCGAGGGAGACGCCGATTCTCTGCAGTCCGATCAGGGTGAGGCTCTCTATCGTGCCTGCACTCCCGGCCAGCACCATCACCACCTCATCTGTCGTAATTGCGGTCTTACGGTAGAGCTAGAAGCGGATGCCGTAGAGGCGTGGGCTCACCAAGTTGCGATAAAAAACGGGTTCACCCAGCCCAGCCACATCGTCGACGTATTCGGGTTCTGCGCGGAGTGCAGTCGTGCTGTCGATTCCGCAGGGTGA